From a region of the Mucilaginibacter auburnensis genome:
- a CDS encoding Kelch repeat-containing protein has translation MKKTFLALLIGLILPCLNAFAQFENHTWKILATTGNFTPREECDFVAVRDKFYLLGGRGITEVDIFDPKTNVWTKGAKPPIELNHFQAVVYKDEVYLLSAMTGKYPHEQPVANIYIYNPKTDTWRVGDEIPADRRRGSGGVVIYKDKFYMVTGILDGHWTGNVTWFDEYNPKSGKWTKLIDAPTARDHVRAAVVGDKLYLIAGIQSNTQEKKGLANVLDAVDVYDFKSGKWNAASVKLPTPREGNSVIVIKDDIFIIAGESDKQRVAHNEVEVYNVKTNTFRSVASLVEGRHAGGAVLYKGKIYTVAGVGNKGGSPLLKSIEVFSK, from the coding sequence ATGAAAAAGACCTTCTTAGCCTTATTGATAGGACTAATATTGCCATGCTTAAACGCTTTTGCTCAATTTGAAAACCACACCTGGAAGATACTTGCCACAACAGGAAATTTTACGCCCCGCGAAGAATGTGATTTTGTAGCGGTTAGAGACAAGTTCTATCTGCTTGGTGGAAGAGGTATTACAGAAGTAGATATTTTTGATCCTAAAACCAATGTATGGACCAAGGGCGCTAAGCCACCGATCGAATTAAATCATTTTCAGGCAGTTGTTTATAAAGATGAGGTATATCTACTTAGTGCGATGACGGGTAAATACCCACATGAACAGCCGGTTGCCAATATTTATATTTATAACCCGAAAACTGATACGTGGCGTGTTGGCGATGAAATACCTGCCGACAGGCGGCGAGGCTCGGGCGGGGTAGTGATTTACAAAGACAAGTTTTACATGGTTACCGGTATTTTGGATGGCCATTGGACCGGTAACGTAACTTGGTTTGATGAGTATAACCCCAAAAGCGGTAAATGGACAAAACTTATTGATGCGCCAACCGCCCGCGACCATGTGCGGGCAGCAGTTGTTGGAGATAAACTCTATCTCATAGCCGGTATACAATCAAATACGCAGGAGAAAAAAGGTTTAGCTAATGTGTTGGACGCTGTTGATGTTTATGATTTTAAATCGGGTAAATGGAATGCGGCATCAGTCAAACTACCCACACCACGCGAAGGTAACAGCGTTATTGTTATCAAAGACGACATCTTTATAATAGCTGGTGAAAGCGATAAACAACGCGTAGCTCATAACGAAGTTGAGGTGTACAATGTAAAAACAAACACCTTCCGCAGTGTTGCATCACTTGTTGAAGGACGCCATGCAGGCGGTGCTGTGCTTTACAAAGGTAAAATATACACTGTTGCCGGAGTTGGTAATAAAGGAGGTTCGCCTTTACTTAAGTCGATAGAAGTCTTCAGCAAATAG
- a CDS encoding aspartate kinase yields the protein MLVFKFGGASVKDADGIINLARVVDGYKQQQLLIVVSAMGKTTNALEALTRAYVDGTQNMHALFEDIKQYHYNIMSELFEASHQVFDDVANTFVEIDWMIEEEPHDDYDFIYDQIVSIGELVSTRIVSAFLNLKELKNQWADARGLVHTDNTYREGKVIWDKTRESISKSIPQLLDKGFVVTQGFLGGTSENFTTTLGREGSDYTASIFASCLHAESVTIWKDVPGVLNADPKHFADTVKFDELSYNEAIEMTFYGATVIHPKTIKPLQNVNIPLLVKPFTDPDATGTIIAENIIPVFKKPVIILKQQQTLVSISAKDYSFIGENHLSDIFGRFAANQIKINTMQNSALSFSACVDHKEEWFDRLIAALSYNYRVRYNTGLSLLTVRHYGENTLKELTSGKTVLLEQFSRNTAQVVYK from the coding sequence ATGCTTGTTTTTAAATTCGGTGGCGCGTCAGTTAAAGATGCTGATGGAATAATCAATCTGGCCCGCGTGGTTGATGGGTATAAACAACAACAACTGCTTATTGTTGTGTCGGCCATGGGTAAAACCACCAACGCTTTAGAGGCATTGACCAGGGCTTATGTTGATGGGACCCAAAACATGCACGCGCTGTTTGAGGATATCAAACAATACCACTACAACATTATGAGTGAGTTGTTTGAAGCATCGCACCAGGTTTTTGATGATGTAGCCAATACCTTCGTAGAAATTGACTGGATGATTGAAGAGGAGCCGCATGATGATTACGATTTTATTTATGATCAGATCGTTTCCATTGGCGAACTGGTATCTACTCGTATAGTTTCTGCATTTCTCAATCTGAAAGAGCTCAAAAACCAATGGGCTGATGCACGCGGATTAGTGCATACTGACAATACTTATCGCGAGGGAAAGGTAATATGGGATAAAACCCGCGAGAGCATTAGTAAAAGTATCCCTCAATTACTGGATAAAGGATTTGTGGTAACACAGGGTTTTTTAGGCGGAACATCTGAGAATTTTACCACTACACTTGGTCGCGAAGGTTCTGACTATACGGCGTCTATTTTTGCATCATGCCTCCACGCCGAATCAGTAACTATATGGAAGGACGTACCGGGCGTTTTAAACGCCGACCCAAAGCATTTTGCTGATACGGTTAAGTTTGATGAATTGAGTTATAATGAGGCTATTGAAATGACCTTTTATGGCGCAACGGTAATACACCCTAAGACGATAAAACCGCTGCAAAACGTTAATATTCCATTACTGGTAAAGCCATTTACCGACCCGGACGCAACAGGAACCATCATCGCTGAAAATATCATTCCCGTTTTTAAAAAGCCGGTCATCATTCTTAAACAACAGCAAACATTGGTTTCTATTTCTGCCAAGGATTATTCTTTTATTGGTGAAAACCACTTAAGCGATATATTTGGCCGGTTTGCTGCCAACCAGATCAAGATCAATACCATGCAAAACTCAGCGTTAAGCTTTAGTGCATGTGTTGACCACAAAGAGGAATGGTTTGACAGACTGATAGCAGCATTAAGCTACAACTACAGAGTGCGCTACAACACAGGGCTTAGCCTGCTAACCGTAAGGCATTACGGTGAAAACACCCTCAAAGAGTTGACCTCAGGAAAAACAGTATTATTGGAACAGTTTAGCAGAAACACCGCACAGGTTGTTTACAAATAA